In Luteimonas viscosa, the genomic window TCAACCCTGATACTGGCGATGTGATTGATCCCAATGGGGATTCAGTTGGAAACCTTGAGGATGAACATGGCGGATGACAATGCGAGCATCGACTCTTTGATGGTCGGCCTCTATATTTATGGAGACGATTTGTTGCCTGAAGAGATCTCTTCCAGCCTAGGCGCCTTAGCAACCAGATCGCACCGGAAAGGCGAGCTGAAAGAGCTTAAGGGTGGCAAGTTCAACTCCATGAAAACAGGCATGTGGGAGTTGAGGTCGACGCGCAAGTCACTAGTGCTTTCGGAGCACATTGCGGACATCTTTTCCAATCTGAAATTTCCTGTCCAGCTCTCATCGATGGAAGGTGTCGATGAGGTGCATCTCGACGTTTATGTATCCGGACTGCTCCGTGCCGATGGATACAGGCATCTCGATCTTGAACTAACTGCCGATGACATGTTACTGCTTGGCGGAATTGGAGCAGCGGTACGCTTTTCAGTGGTGGATTAAACTAAAGGAACTGAAGGAACTGAAGGAACTGAAGGAACTGAAGGAACTGAAGGAACTGAAGGAACTATAGGGGACGGCGTGGAGTGACCCCCGTTCTTCGGAAAGTGGACCTAGGGCACACACCCTAAGCGATTGAACCGCTCTTCGTATGAGCGGACAATTGGCAGTTTAGAGCCGAGTGTATGCGTGTTCGGATGTAGAAGGCCTCGATGTAGTCGAACACCGCGAGGCGGGCAGATTCGCGCTAGGCGAAAGCCTTGTCTACTATCAGCTCCAGCTTAAGGGTGCTGAAGATGCCTTAGCCATCGCATTGTCTGATGTCGTGCCGATTACTCGTGATCCCGGCCGAATCTGCTTGAGCCAAAGCCATGCGAGCGGATACAAGATCCCGCCTAGTGGTCACACCATCTTCGGCATAGCATCGAGCCTGACTTGACTGCCGGCAGTGGTATGTTGCTACCACTGCTTGGATAGGCTGATGCTCAAGAACCGGCCGACGGCCGAGTAGTTGGTCGCGTCATAAGGCGGCGCATACGCCGGTAGCCACGGCGTGGTAGGGGGCGGCACGCGATTGAACAGGTTCTGCCCGGCAATCGTGAGTTCCAGCCCAGGAAGCACGTTGGCAGAGGCGGTGGTGGCGAACCGCAGCGCCGCATCGAGCGTAGTGAATGATGCCGTCTTCTCGTCTCGGGGCAAGTTTCTCACGCCTCCCTTGTGATTGACGAACGCCGACATGGTCCAGCGGCCCTTGGTCCATACGCCGCCCAATCGACAACCAAACTTTGGAGGATTGCTCAACGTTCCCGCCAGGTCGAACGGCACCTGGAGGTCGGTGTTCTGCTGCGTGCTGTCCAACCAGATCGCCGATCCGCGCAGCGAGATGCTGCCATCACCGATGTTGAACCGATACGCGCCCGACAGACCGACACCACGGATCTCCTGGCGCGCGACGTTGGTGTGCTGCAGGTTGACTAGGGCCGCGACGTTCGCCGGGTCATATGGGGCTCCTACGAAGTTATGGAACGTCGCCGCATCTGAGATCCGTTCATCCAGTGTCGCGGGGGTTGGAGCATGCTCGATGAACTGCGCGTAGATGGGATTGCTCAGCGCTTCAGAGAAGTTGGTGATCGGCTCCAGTGCGCGATCCGTATAGTCGATGTCGTACCAGGTAACTTCCACGTCCAACCCCGGGATCGAATCCGGGTGAAATGCCAGCGATGCGGTCCAGGTTCGTGCTCGCTCCGGGCCCAGGTCGCGGTTGCCGCCGCCGTCCGCGAGAATGGTCGCGTCCGCGGCATAGCCGGTGCCGCCAAAGTAGGCCGGCGGGGCCAGCATGACGTACGGTGCGAGGTGGCGCTGGCGCAGCGTCGGCCCTTTGAACGATTTCCCCCATGACGCCTTCAGCGTGAGATCCGCACTGGGGCCGTAGATCAAGCCAAGCTTGGGCAGGATCACGCCACCGAAGCTGTCGTAATCCTCCCCGCGCAAGGCGGCCGTGATCGAGAGCCGGTTCCCGTCCCCGATGTCATCCGGCTTGCCGAAGACCGGAAGATCCGCCTCGATGTAAGCGAACCGACTGCCTTCTTTCCCACCCGTGGTCGGCGTACCCGTGAGATGGTTGAAGTGCAGGTACTCGTTCCTGCGGTAGCCGGCGCCGACCGCGACGCGCGCTTCCCCGCCCGGCAACTCGAACAGGGCGCCGTCAGCGCCTACTTCGTAGACGGTGCTTTTGTTGCACAAGCAGTCGTGGACCGACAGGGTGCTATCGCCCGTCTTCGCGGTGTCGCGGCGCTGGTACTGGATGTGCTCGCTCGTACCCCTCGTCGCACTGAGGGCGAGTGTCCAATCATTGGGAAGGAAGAACCTGACTCCCGGTGCCGCAAACTTGGTCGTGGTCTCGGAGTTCACGCGATTGATCCAGCCGTCCGGCGAGGCCACGTTATAGAGCTGGTCGCGCCTGGACATCATTGCATCCATCGTCATCTCCGCGACCGCGCCGACCGCCTGGTGCATGCTGG contains:
- a CDS encoding DUF4279 domain-containing protein, which codes for MNMADDNASIDSLMVGLYIYGDDLLPEEISSSLGALATRSHRKGELKELKGGKFNSMKTGMWELRSTRKSLVLSEHIADIFSNLKFPVQLSSMEGVDEVHLDVYVSGLLRADGYRHLDLELTADDMLLLGGIGAAVRFSVVD
- a CDS encoding TonB-dependent receptor plug domain-containing protein translates to MDNGQPEVQHRLDGAGEGRRWGCLRTRVIAKALATALAALFIGCIPGRPYAQPPRVPQSLAIPAGSLREALDALASASGTTLLYSPDLVAGKTTSGLSGRYAPGEALRLLLRGSGLEARDAGDATFTLRPAPAANGPGSASQATRRQLSAPVQVRDLETIELGGMTITGTRIRGGVTPSPVITISAENTREEGFSDLGDVIRSVPQNFSGGQNPGVPSLGYSGAGIHNQNVTGGSALNLRGLGPDATLTLLNGRRMAYGGMAQAVDIDAIPVEAVDRIEILLDGASAIYGSDAVGGVGNVILKRDFDDVVIGVSFGGASDGGMATREYTATAGSTWGGGGLITTFKNARADPIYVRQRDYASVMRDPTTLYPGINLKSAVASMHQAVGAVAEMTMDAMMSRRDQLYNVASPDGWINRVNSETTTKFAAPGVRFFLPNDWTLALSATRGTSEHIQYQRRDTAKTGDSTLSVHDCLCNKSTVYEVGADGALFELPGGEARVAVGAGYRRNEYLHFNHLTGTPTTGGKEGSRFAYIEADLPVFGKPDDIGDGNRLSITAALRGEDYDSFGGVILPKLGLIYGPSADLTLKASWGKSFKGPTLRQRHLAPYVMLAPPAYFGGTGYAADATILADGGGNRDLGPERARTWTASLAFHPDSIPGLDVEVTWYDIDYTDRALEPITNFSEALSNPIYAQFIEHAPTPATLDERISDAATFHNFVGAPYDPANVAALVNLQHTNVARQEIRGVGLSGAYRFNIGDGSISLRGSAIWLDSTQQNTDLQVPFDLAGTLSNPPKFGCRLGGVWTKGRWTMSAFVNHKGGVRNLPRDEKTASFTTLDAALRFATTASANVLPGLELTIAGQNLFNRVPPPTTPWLPAYAPPYDATNYSAVGRFLSISLSKQW